From the Anaerolineales bacterium genome, one window contains:
- a CDS encoding PD40 domain-containing protein produces the protein MTLSFTSQLRSLFILAFFLAACSPQATATPALTPNAQNSTTPSPAAGRPGPTPEPVATAKPEVAVELAQLGWITFSATEGGRRDIWVIRPDGSDVLNLTGGMRNIFAEAPVWSPDASLIAYDGITSPESVRDIYLMAVEAEPSQTTQLTTQLGFDCYPSFSPDGQRIVYMAEHDGNRELFIMDLEGNELLQLTDHPSEDYEPAWSPDGERIAFTSRREGNSEIFIMDADGSNLVRLTDSWGLDWRPAWSPDGEWIAFESWRSGNADIFIMRPDGSDLRQLTTSEAEDGHPTWSPDGRYIVFHSQRTGNYQLFVLEVENPEEQWHLETGSVRALLPAWSPVAVVPGLEG, from the coding sequence GTGACACTTAGCTTCACCTCTCAGCTGCGCTCCTTGTTTATCCTCGCCTTTTTCCTGGCGGCCTGCAGCCCCCAGGCAACAGCCACCCCAGCGCTAACACCCAATGCCCAGAACAGCACTACACCCAGCCCGGCCGCCGGGCGGCCAGGCCCCACGCCGGAACCGGTAGCGACCGCCAAACCGGAAGTGGCTGTGGAGCTCGCCCAACTGGGTTGGATCACTTTCTCTGCCACCGAAGGCGGCCGCCGGGATATTTGGGTCATTCGTCCGGATGGCAGCGATGTGCTCAATCTCACCGGCGGTATGCGCAATATCTTCGCCGAAGCGCCGGTCTGGTCGCCGGACGCCAGCCTGATCGCCTACGACGGCATCACCAGTCCGGAGTCCGTGCGCGATATTTACCTGATGGCCGTGGAGGCCGAGCCCAGCCAGACCACACAGCTGACCACTCAGCTGGGGTTCGACTGCTACCCCAGTTTTTCACCTGACGGCCAGCGCATAGTCTATATGGCGGAGCACGACGGCAATCGTGAGCTGTTCATCATGGACTTGGAAGGCAACGAGCTGCTCCAGCTCACCGACCATCCATCTGAGGACTATGAGCCGGCCTGGTCGCCGGACGGGGAACGCATCGCCTTCACTTCTCGGCGAGAGGGCAATTCAGAGATCTTCATTATGGACGCCGACGGCAGCAACCTGGTGCGCCTGACGGACAGCTGGGGTCTGGATTGGCGACCGGCCTGGTCGCCGGACGGCGAATGGATCGCCTTCGAATCCTGGCGTTCTGGCAACGCCGATATCTTCATCATGCGCCCGGATGGCAGCGACCTGCGCCAACTGACCACCAGCGAGGCGGAGGATGGGCATCCCACTTGGTCGCCGGATGGACGATACATCGTGTTCCACTCGCAACGCACAGGCAATTACCAGTTGTTCGTGCTGGAGGTGGAGAACCCCGAAGAGCAATGGCATTTGGAAACTGGCAGTGTGCGCGCCCTGCTGCCCGCCTGGTCGCCGGTGGCCGTGGTGCCGGGCTTGGAAGGTTAG
- a CDS encoding cytochrome c-type biogenesis protein CcmH, translating to MKPLALLLAVCLAFALVVPAAAQQPVPPTPSPDEVNAIAKNLYCPVCANVPLDACGTAACVQWRDQIADLLMQGYTEAEIYEYFVTRFGPSVLPAPPAQGLFWAFYLLPPIAIFAAGWWLYRTMVTRPMQAAGERKSAKPAGKYARQMEEELKARDP from the coding sequence ATGAAACCCCTTGCCCTGCTACTGGCCGTGTGCCTGGCCTTTGCGCTGGTGGTCCCCGCTGCGGCCCAGCAGCCTGTGCCGCCCACGCCCAGCCCGGACGAGGTCAACGCCATCGCCAAGAACCTCTACTGCCCGGTATGCGCCAATGTGCCACTGGACGCTTGTGGCACGGCTGCCTGCGTCCAGTGGCGCGACCAGATCGCCGACCTGCTGATGCAGGGCTACACCGAGGCCGAGATCTACGAGTATTTTGTGACCCGCTTTGGCCCCAGTGTATTGCCCGCTCCGCCGGCGCAGGGGCTGTTTTGGGCCTTTTACCTGCTGCCGCCCATCGCCATTTTTGCGGCTGGCTGGTGGCTGTACCGCACGATGGTCACGCGCCCGATGCAGGCAGCTGGCGAGCGCAAAAGCGCTAAACCGGCCGGCAAATACGCCCGCCAGATGGAAGAAGAGCTAAAGGCCCGTGACCCATGA
- a CDS encoding TlpA family protein disulfide reductase, whose protein sequence is MSQQAKPTSFWGRVLAWAFLLVLLGLVAAQLMESRRGILTRGEPAPQFTLTTFDGQVYGAEEMAGKVVLVNLWASWCLPCEEEAEDLQTAWELYAHRGDVLFLGVDYVDTEKEALAYLERWKITYPNGPDIGSQIYATFRGRGIPETYIINKLGEVALVKIGPFLSLEEITSVIDLLLEVDA, encoded by the coding sequence ATGAGCCAACAGGCTAAACCGACGTCCTTTTGGGGCCGTGTGTTGGCCTGGGCTTTCCTGCTGGTCTTACTGGGCCTCGTGGCGGCCCAGCTGATGGAATCCCGCCGGGGTATCCTGACCCGCGGCGAACCTGCCCCACAGTTCACCCTAACCACCTTCGACGGCCAGGTCTATGGCGCCGAAGAGATGGCAGGCAAGGTTGTACTGGTCAACCTGTGGGCTTCGTGGTGCTTGCCGTGCGAGGAAGAAGCCGAGGATCTGCAGACCGCCTGGGAGCTGTACGCCCACCGCGGCGATGTGCTCTTCCTTGGTGTGGACTACGTGGATACGGAGAAAGAAGCCCTGGCTTATCTGGAGCGCTGGAAGATCACTTACCCTAACGGGCCGGACATCGGTTCGCAGATTTATGCGACCTTCCGCGGCCGCGGCATCCCCGAAACCTACATTATTAATAAGCTGGGCGAGGTGGCCCTGGTAAAGATCGGCCCCTTCCTCAGTTTGGAAGAAATTACTTCGGTCATCGACCTGCTGCTTGAGGTGGATGCCTGA
- a CDS encoding heme lyase CcmF/NrfE family subunit: protein MIADLGFFALFIALLLALYACCSAVVGQVRGEPRWTASARAATLLCFPLLTISALSIIYSLATLDFQLQYVAQVTSRSMPMYLRVTALWGGQSGSLVFWAWLMAAFTSGVMLRNWRRDRDLLPWVILVCMFTLAFFLVLIVFFENPFLRMWQGVTGAVWTAMWQPAGAQAYLPMDGNGLNPLLRHPGMIIHPPVLYLGFVSFVVPFAFAIAALITGRSDDRWIRLTRRWSLVAWLFLSLGLILGSRWAYDVLGWGGYWGWDPVEIAAFMPWLTGTAFLHSVMIQEKRGLFKHWNMLLIILTYDLVIFGTFLTRSGVLSSVHSFAQSAIGPMFFAFIAITLGASLALLSWRWNTLKSEVEITSLLSREALFLLNNFLFISILVICFLGVIFPLASELLTGQQITVGPVYYESATGPLWAALLLIMGVAPLSAWRASTARTLGRAIWKPFIASLLVLVALLIGGMRNPGALLGFWLCAFVGFVTLYEFWRGAAARSARGENFALALWRLVARNRRRYGGYIIHLGVVLLAIGIIGIELFQQETQGSLAPGERLQLGGYQIEFVSLIEFQTDDGRLVDRAVVDVYRDGRYVTQLYPRQDFYFESGQPMTISGLHNTWEADVYVLLVGWEPLSGQKATFKVYLNPLVNWVWTGGFVFILGTLVASWPERETIELAAPSRLRGRRAAAGARR from the coding sequence ATGATCGCTGACCTCGGCTTTTTTGCCCTGTTCATCGCTTTGCTGCTGGCCCTGTATGCCTGCTGCTCCGCCGTGGTGGGCCAGGTGCGCGGGGAGCCGCGCTGGACCGCCAGCGCACGCGCCGCCACGTTGTTGTGCTTCCCCTTGCTCACCATCTCGGCCCTGAGCATCATTTATTCCCTGGCCACCCTCGATTTTCAACTGCAATACGTAGCACAAGTCACCAGCCGCAGCATGCCGATGTATTTGCGCGTCACGGCTCTGTGGGGCGGGCAGTCTGGTTCGCTAGTGTTCTGGGCCTGGTTGATGGCTGCCTTCACTTCCGGCGTCATGCTGCGCAACTGGCGGCGCGACCGCGACCTGCTGCCCTGGGTGATCTTGGTATGCATGTTCACCCTGGCTTTCTTCTTGGTGCTAATCGTCTTTTTTGAGAATCCTTTTCTGCGCATGTGGCAGGGCGTGACAGGTGCGGTTTGGACCGCCATGTGGCAGCCCGCCGGGGCGCAAGCCTATCTCCCGATGGACGGCAACGGCCTCAATCCCCTCCTGCGCCACCCAGGCATGATCATCCATCCGCCCGTGCTCTATCTGGGTTTTGTCTCATTCGTGGTGCCGTTTGCCTTCGCCATCGCTGCGCTGATCACCGGCCGCAGCGATGACCGCTGGATCCGTTTGACGCGCCGCTGGAGCCTAGTGGCCTGGCTGTTCCTCTCGCTGGGTTTGATCTTGGGCAGCCGCTGGGCCTATGATGTGCTGGGTTGGGGCGGTTACTGGGGCTGGGACCCGGTGGAGATCGCCGCTTTTATGCCGTGGCTGACCGGCACGGCCTTTTTGCATTCGGTCATGATTCAGGAGAAGCGCGGCCTGTTCAAACACTGGAACATGCTGCTGATCATCCTGACCTACGACTTGGTCATCTTTGGCACCTTCCTAACCCGTTCGGGCGTGCTGTCTTCCGTGCATTCTTTTGCGCAGAGCGCCATTGGCCCTATGTTCTTCGCCTTCATTGCGATCACACTAGGCGCCTCGCTGGCCCTGCTTAGCTGGCGCTGGAACACGCTTAAGTCTGAAGTGGAAATTACTTCACTGCTCTCGCGCGAAGCCTTGTTCCTGCTCAATAACTTCCTTTTTATAAGCATTCTGGTGATTTGTTTCTTGGGCGTCATCTTTCCGCTGGCCAGCGAGTTGCTCACCGGCCAGCAGATCACAGTGGGGCCGGTGTACTATGAATCGGCCACCGGGCCGTTGTGGGCGGCTCTGCTGCTGATCATGGGCGTGGCGCCGCTCTCCGCCTGGCGGGCCAGCACGGCCCGCACGCTGGGCCGCGCCATTTGGAAGCCGTTCATCGCCTCATTGCTGGTGTTGGTCGCCTTGTTGATCGGCGGCATGCGCAACCCAGGCGCCCTGCTGGGCTTCTGGCTGTGTGCCTTTGTCGGCTTTGTCACCCTCTATGAATTTTGGCGCGGCGCGGCGGCCCGCAGCGCGCGCGGAGAGAACTTTGCCCTGGCCCTGTGGCGCCTGGTTGCGCGCAACCGGCGCCGCTATGGCGGCTACATCATCCACCTGGGTGTGGTGCTGCTGGCGATTGGCATTATCGGCATCGAACTCTTTCAGCAAGAAACCCAGGGCAGCCTGGCCCCCGGTGAGCGTCTGCAGTTGGGCGGCTATCAGATCGAATTCGTTTCGTTGATCGAATTCCAGACCGACGACGGCCGCCTGGTAGACCGTGCCGTGGTGGATGTGTACCGTGATGGCCGCTACGTGACCCAGCTGTACCCGCGTCAGGACTTCTATTTTGAATCGGGCCAGCCCATGACCATCTCGGGTTTGCACAACACCTGGGAGGCTGATGTGTATGTGTTGCTGGTGGGCTGGGAACCGCTGTCTGGGCAGAAGGCCACCTTCAAGGTCTATTTGAATCCCCTGGTGAACTGGGTCTGGACGGGCGGCTTTGTCTTTATTCTGGGTACGCTGGTGGCCTCCTGGCCGGAGCGTGAAACTATTGAACTGGCGGCCCCTTCTCGTTTGCGTGGGCGTCGGGCTGCGGCCGGAGCGCGCCGATGA
- a CDS encoding cytochrome c: protein MRRLALFWLLAAWGLSACGVSLAGDVTPGPNALVSGLDTPQPVQHPAAQPDPAAGAAIYAQSCLACHGALGLGDGEQGAQLPFPPGAIGAAVTARGASPEDWFQMVSEGRITRYMPPFANSLSAQERWNVLAYVYSLSLTPEVLQRGAGLYAQYRSEVDILLAGDDFSAKSSLFTPLGLGLEDARALTAFVQARALGLDGRPVQAPPQPTLPVAADETLGRVTGQLEYGSPGALPTGMPAILTGFDHTQEAVSLTTQVDADGSFVFEDVPMRAGRIFFVEVGYRGLRYFSEFATLAAEQAHLDLPVRVFDTTQDTSQLVVEGVQLVYDFSQAGLARVIQRVVLTNLGDKAIAPGGDGLPLLNYRLPDGATNLAFNEGALGERYVLTADGFGDLRAVMPGQATYELLLAYQLPYQNSLTYQIYIDQPTRALVALAPETGPEMRSVDFNMVGTQDLEGERYAVYSATGPFSVGDEVTIDLRGGHPVGGLSRVFNLILEDDSLLPGLFGLTLAVAVLWLWLRVSPAKPETFLDEIAVLDERYAAGQIAEAAYQRRRAALKARLAQALDRDRS, encoded by the coding sequence ATGAGACGGCTGGCACTGTTTTGGCTGCTGGCCGCCTGGGGGCTGTCTGCCTGCGGCGTTTCCTTGGCAGGCGATGTAACCCCGGGGCCAAACGCCCTGGTCAGCGGGCTGGACACGCCTCAGCCGGTGCAGCATCCGGCAGCGCAGCCTGACCCGGCAGCCGGGGCCGCCATTTACGCCCAAAGTTGCCTGGCTTGTCACGGCGCCCTGGGTCTGGGGGACGGGGAGCAGGGCGCGCAGCTGCCCTTCCCGCCCGGCGCCATCGGCGCGGCGGTGACGGCCCGCGGCGCCAGCCCGGAAGACTGGTTCCAGATGGTCAGCGAAGGACGCATCACTCGCTATATGCCGCCCTTTGCCAACAGCCTAAGCGCGCAAGAACGCTGGAATGTCCTGGCCTATGTCTATTCGCTCAGCCTGACCCCGGAAGTGTTGCAGCGAGGGGCCGGGCTTTACGCGCAGTATCGCAGTGAAGTGGATATTCTCTTGGCGGGCGACGACTTCAGCGCAAAAAGCAGCTTATTCACACCCTTGGGACTCGGTTTGGAAGATGCCCGCGCCCTCACCGCGTTTGTGCAGGCGCGTGCCCTGGGGCTGGACGGCCGTCCAGTTCAGGCGCCGCCACAGCCTACACTCCCGGTGGCCGCAGACGAGACCCTCGGCCGGGTGACTGGGCAGCTGGAATACGGCAGCCCGGGTGCGTTGCCCACGGGCATGCCGGCCATCCTCACCGGCTTTGACCATACACAAGAAGCCGTCAGCCTGACGACCCAGGTAGATGCAGATGGTTCCTTTGTCTTTGAAGATGTGCCCATGCGGGCGGGACGCATCTTCTTCGTGGAGGTGGGTTACCGAGGGCTGCGCTACTTCTCAGAATTTGCCACGTTGGCAGCGGAGCAGGCACACCTGGACTTACCTGTGAGGGTCTTTGACACGACCCAGGACACCAGCCAATTGGTGGTGGAAGGGGTGCAGTTGGTTTACGACTTTTCGCAAGCCGGTTTGGCGCGGGTCATCCAGCGTGTGGTCTTGACCAATCTGGGGGATAAGGCCATTGCTCCGGGGGGTGACGGCCTGCCCTTGCTGAATTATCGTCTGCCGGATGGCGCCACCAACCTGGCCTTTAACGAAGGCGCCCTGGGAGAACGTTATGTGCTCACCGCCGATGGCTTCGGCGATCTGCGCGCCGTGATGCCCGGGCAGGCCACCTACGAACTTTTATTGGCTTATCAGCTGCCATACCAAAATTCGCTAACCTATCAAATTTACATTGACCAGCCCACCAGGGCTCTGGTAGCCTTGGCACCCGAAACGGGTCCAGAGATGCGTTCGGTGGACTTTAACATGGTAGGCACCCAGGATTTGGAAGGCGAACGCTATGCGGTGTATTCCGCCACTGGACCCTTTTCTGTTGGTGACGAAGTAACCATAGACTTACGCGGTGGCCATCCAGTGGGTGGCCTGAGCCGCGTGTTCAACCTGATTCTGGAAGATGACAGCCTGCTCCCAGGCCTGTTTGGACTGACGCTGGCTGTGGCGGTTTTGTGGCTGTGGCTGCGGGTCAGCCCAGCCAAACCGGAAACCTTCCTGGATGAGATCGCTGTGCTGGATGAGCGCTATGCCGCCGGCCAGATCGCTGAGGCTGCGTACCAACGCCGCCGGGCGGCGCTGAAAGCGCGCCTGGCCCAGGCCTTGGACAGGGATCGATCGTGA
- a CDS encoding cytochrome c maturation protein CcmE, producing MSRSRNKFLFGGLIILAAVVYLIVSSTAAGAQFFFTVDELLADGPGAVGKPARVAGAVLGDTIVYDTETLTLSFTIVHTPGDTRLINDEGGLAAALDAAVADPTRNRLQVVYVGVKPDLLQHAAEAIVSGQIDESGVFHANELLLRCPTRYEEALPAQAQG from the coding sequence ATGAGCCGCAGCCGAAACAAATTCCTGTTCGGCGGCCTGATCATTTTGGCCGCGGTCGTTTACTTGATTGTGTCTTCCACCGCCGCAGGCGCGCAGTTCTTCTTCACCGTAGACGAACTGCTCGCCGATGGGCCGGGCGCCGTGGGCAAACCCGCCCGGGTGGCCGGTGCGGTGTTGGGTGACACCATCGTCTACGACACTGAGACGCTGACCCTCAGCTTCACGATTGTGCATACTCCCGGGGATACTCGGCTGATCAATGACGAAGGCGGCCTGGCCGCTGCTCTGGATGCCGCCGTGGCCGACCCCACTCGCAATCGTTTGCAAGTGGTTTATGTGGGCGTGAAGCCGGACCTGCTGCAGCACGCGGCTGAGGCCATCGTCTCCGGCCAGATCGACGAATCTGGCGTTTTCCACGCCAATGAGCTGCTGCTGCGCTGCCCAACCCGCTACGAAGAAGCCCTGCCTGCTCAGGCACAGGGCTGA
- a CDS encoding ribonuclease J, with amino-acid sequence MRKKNSKNKGETLRIVPLGGLGEIGKNMTVFEYGGDILIVDTGIMFPENDMLGIDYIIPDFQYLLDKRDQVKGIVITHGHEDHTGAIHHVLEAFNVPIYATPLTRGLLEVKLARAGAQKKARLQTVNAGDTVQIGKFKVEFCHVCHSIPDGVALGITTPAGLVVHTGDYKLDHTPVDNWPTDYAKLAEFAGRGVLALLADSTNADRPGWTPSERVIDPAFDKVFEEAEGRILVATFASLISRIQQVAEAAQRHGRKMAFVGTSMRENAKMAIQLGYLKVSSDLVVTIDDALKMKPRDVVLMCTGSQGEPSSIMGRLAAGTNRQFDVIAGDTVVLSSHPIPGNEETVSRVINRLFQRGAKVIYDPIAAVHVSGHASQDEMVFMLNLVKPKYLVPVHGELRHLHQHAALAQQSAGLPAEHIAVIENGQALEFRNGEMHLAERVPGGYVFVDGSGVGDIGPSVMREREALARDGFIFVNLKTDASSGKLLEEPEIITRGFVYLRDSEQLMAETRRQIEKVVARSNGNLQSELEHNLRNFLFEATRRRPMIFVVIN; translated from the coding sequence ATGAGAAAGAAAAATAGCAAGAACAAGGGCGAGACCTTACGGATCGTTCCTTTGGGGGGGTTGGGGGAAATTGGCAAGAACATGACTGTGTTCGAGTACGGCGGCGATATCCTCATCGTCGATACCGGCATTATGTTCCCTGAAAATGACATGTTGGGGATCGATTACATCATCCCCGATTTCCAGTATCTGCTGGACAAGCGCGATCAGGTCAAAGGCATTGTGATCACGCACGGACATGAAGACCACACCGGCGCCATTCATCACGTGCTGGAAGCCTTCAATGTGCCCATCTATGCCACGCCGCTGACCCGCGGCCTGCTGGAGGTCAAGCTGGCCCGCGCCGGCGCCCAGAAGAAAGCCCGTCTGCAGACGGTGAATGCCGGCGACACAGTGCAGATCGGCAAGTTCAAGGTGGAATTCTGCCATGTGTGCCACTCCATTCCGGATGGCGTGGCCCTGGGCATCACCACGCCGGCCGGTTTGGTAGTGCACACCGGCGACTATAAGCTGGACCATACGCCGGTGGACAATTGGCCCACCGACTATGCCAAGCTGGCCGAGTTCGCCGGCCGCGGCGTGCTGGCCTTGCTGGCTGATTCGACCAACGCCGACCGGCCCGGTTGGACGCCTTCTGAGCGCGTGATCGACCCGGCGTTTGACAAGGTCTTCGAGGAGGCCGAGGGTCGCATCCTGGTGGCCACCTTTGCTTCGTTGATCTCGCGCATTCAACAGGTGGCCGAGGCCGCCCAGCGCCATGGGCGCAAGATGGCCTTTGTGGGCACCAGCATGCGCGAGAATGCCAAGATGGCGATCCAGTTGGGGTACCTCAAGGTCTCCAGCGATTTGGTGGTGACGATTGACGATGCGCTGAAAATGAAGCCACGTGATGTAGTGCTGATGTGTACCGGCTCACAGGGTGAGCCCTCGTCGATTATGGGCCGGCTGGCGGCGGGCACCAATCGCCAGTTCGACGTGATTGCTGGCGACACGGTGGTGCTTTCTTCGCACCCCATTCCGGGCAATGAAGAGACGGTCTCACGCGTGATCAACCGCCTGTTCCAGCGCGGCGCCAAGGTGATCTACGATCCGATTGCTGCCGTGCATGTCTCCGGCCATGCCAGCCAGGATGAGATGGTCTTCATGCTCAATCTGGTCAAACCCAAATACCTGGTGCCGGTACACGGCGAACTGCGCCATCTGCACCAGCATGCCGCTCTGGCCCAGCAATCCGCCGGCCTGCCAGCCGAGCACATTGCCGTGATCGAGAATGGCCAGGCGTTGGAGTTCCGCAATGGCGAGATGCACCTGGCCGAGCGCGTACCCGGCGGCTACGTCTTTGTGGACGGCTCCGGTGTGGGCGACATCGGCCCTTCGGTGATGCGCGAACGTGAAGCGTTGGCGCGCGATGGGTTCATCTTCGTCAACCTGAAGACTGACGCCTCCAGCGGCAAACTGCTGGAGGAGCCGGAGATCATCACGCGCGGCTTTGTCTACTTGCGTGATTCCGAGCAGCTGATGGCCGAGACACGCCGCCAGATCGAGAAGGTTGTGGCGCGTTCCAACGGCAACCTGCAGAGCGAGCTGGAACACAATTTGCGCAACTTCCTATTTGAGGCCACCCGCCGGCGTCCGATGATCTTTGTGGTGATCAACTAG
- a CDS encoding C39 family peptidase, translating to MQSNNPFFRRYSPPGRSRNPWRSLAAILGVLALLYLIYHIPFVHNALAWRLDSLRASIVYFFRPPEEAIFVPAQVSNTQPSAALTPQATHTPAGPTPTALATRPPLPPSVSLTGFRYIDQHGGWNLCGPATLAMALTYWDWAGTRNDVEDYVKPGIQDPNLNRVERGRPDKNVMPYELEDFVDTQVPGLQAVIRVGGELDTVKQLLAAGFPVVVEKGYSERDASGRVSWLGHYLFVTGYDEASQEFIVQDVYLRTGDNGTGANLRSSYEEFQDQWRAFNYLFLVIYPEAQLDQVIAALGPWADEEWANQRALELAQQELASLTGLQQFFAWFNLGSSHVRLLQYVDAAHAYDYAFQLYAGLTDDDTQRPYRMMWYQTGPYWAYYYSGRHQDVISLANTTLFETIDQPTLEESLYWRGLARLAIGETGNAVSDLQEAVRLNKHFWAAIGQLEALGVNP from the coding sequence GTGCAGTCGAACAATCCGTTTTTCCGCCGTTATTCACCGCCAGGCCGGTCTCGCAACCCTTGGCGGTCGCTTGCCGCCATTCTCGGCGTTTTGGCGCTGCTCTATCTGATCTACCACATCCCTTTTGTGCATAATGCGCTCGCCTGGCGGCTGGATAGCCTGCGCGCCAGCATTGTCTACTTCTTCCGCCCGCCGGAGGAAGCCATCTTCGTGCCGGCGCAGGTCTCCAACACCCAACCGTCCGCGGCCCTGACGCCGCAGGCCACGCACACACCGGCCGGCCCCACGCCCACGGCGCTGGCCACCCGGCCGCCGCTGCCGCCCTCGGTCAGTCTGACCGGCTTCCGCTATATTGACCAGCACGGCGGCTGGAACCTGTGCGGCCCGGCCACCCTGGCGATGGCCCTGACCTATTGGGACTGGGCTGGCACGCGCAACGATGTGGAAGACTACGTCAAGCCTGGCATCCAAGACCCCAACCTCAACCGCGTCGAGCGCGGCCGCCCTGACAAGAATGTGATGCCCTACGAGCTGGAAGACTTTGTCGATACGCAGGTGCCCGGCTTGCAGGCGGTCATTCGAGTGGGCGGGGAGCTCGATACCGTCAAGCAGCTGCTGGCCGCCGGCTTCCCGGTGGTAGTGGAGAAGGGCTATTCCGAGCGCGACGCCTCTGGCAGGGTCAGCTGGTTGGGCCACTACCTGTTCGTCACCGGCTATGACGAGGCCAGCCAAGAATTCATCGTGCAGGATGTGTACTTGCGCACGGGTGACAACGGCACCGGCGCCAACCTGCGCTCTTCTTATGAAGAATTTCAAGACCAGTGGCGGGCTTTTAACTACTTGTTCCTGGTGATCTATCCCGAAGCCCAGTTGGATCAGGTCATCGCCGCTTTAGGCCCCTGGGCAGATGAAGAATGGGCCAACCAACGCGCCTTGGAGCTGGCCCAGCAAGAGTTGGCCAGCTTGACCGGCTTGCAGCAGTTCTTTGCCTGGTTCAACCTGGGCAGCAGCCATGTGCGCCTGCTGCAATATGTGGATGCCGCCCACGCCTATGATTACGCCTTTCAGTTGTATGCCGGCTTGACTGACGACGATACCCAGCGGCCGTACCGGATGATGTGGTACCAGACCGGCCCATACTGGGCGTATTACTACAGCGGCCGCCATCAGGATGTGATCAGCCTGGCCAATACCACCCTGTTTGAGACGATTGACCAACCCACGCTTGAGGAAAGCCTATACTGGCGCGGCCTGGCCCGCTTGGCGATTGGCGAGACGGGCAATGCGGTTTCCGACTTGCAAGAGGCCGTGCGCCTGAACAAACATTTTTGGGCGGCCATTGGGCAGCTGGAAGCTTTGGGAGTGAATCCATGA
- a CDS encoding exonuclease SbcCD subunit D, whose product MSGLKVLHFADAHIDIANYGRQDAQTGLPVRVLDFLRSLDEIVDTAISEKVDLVLFGGDAYKDRNPAPTFQREWGRRMMRLSRADIPTLLLVGNHDVSPSLGRAHALEEYNTLDIPYVRVVSKPALLGPADLWDLPLQVIALPWVSKSEMIAAYGTDSKHADAELEERLINRIEDLLSQLDPELPAILLAHASVQGAVYGGERTVSLGRDLVLSPALVKSPALDYVALGHIHKKQDVNEATRVSQKSDGQTGPPVVYPGSIERVDFGEVEDDKFFVMVDLQKNATSYAWRQLKHIRTFIDRRVRLDAAEGVMEKIRAKLPGKPEMQDAIVRLTIDYPRELEPYIDESELREAASGTFEFHLIKRPQMEARLRIPEDKNVGDLDASALLDLYWGAAHVEVADRETLSRLAQEIIQDDIIEEQPSDT is encoded by the coding sequence ATGAGCGGATTGAAAGTGCTGCACTTTGCCGACGCGCACATCGACATTGCCAACTATGGCCGCCAGGATGCGCAAACTGGCCTGCCGGTGCGCGTCCTGGACTTCTTGCGCTCCCTGGACGAGATCGTAGACACAGCTATAAGTGAGAAGGTCGACTTGGTGCTGTTTGGCGGCGACGCCTACAAAGACCGCAATCCAGCGCCCACCTTCCAGCGCGAATGGGGCCGGCGCATGATGCGCCTGTCGCGGGCCGACATCCCTACGCTGCTGTTGGTGGGCAACCATGACGTCTCTCCCAGCCTGGGCCGCGCCCATGCACTGGAAGAATACAACACGCTGGACATCCCCTATGTGCGCGTGGTGTCCAAACCGGCCCTGCTAGGCCCGGCGGATCTGTGGGATTTGCCGCTGCAAGTGATTGCCCTGCCTTGGGTGAGCAAGTCTGAGATGATCGCTGCCTACGGTACGGATAGCAAGCACGCCGATGCTGAGCTTGAAGAACGACTGATCAATCGCATCGAAGACCTGCTCAGCCAGCTGGATCCAGAGCTGCCTGCCATCCTGCTGGCGCATGCCTCCGTGCAGGGCGCCGTATACGGCGGCGAGCGCACGGTCAGCCTAGGGCGCGACCTGGTGCTGTCTCCCGCTTTGGTCAAGAGCCCTGCGCTGGATTACGTGGCCCTGGGGCACATCCACAAAAAGCAGGATGTCAACGAAGCCACCCGTGTGAGCCAGAAGAGCGACGGACAGACCGGGCCGCCTGTGGTCTATCCCGGTTCGATCGAGCGCGTGGATTTTGGCGAAGTGGAAGACGACAAATTCTTCGTGATGGTGGATTTGCAGAAAAACGCCACCAGCTACGCCTGGCGCCAGTTGAAACACATTCGCACCTTTATTGACCGCCGCGTGCGATTGGATGCGGCAGAAGGCGTGATGGAGAAGATCCGCGCCAAGTTGCCTGGCAAGCCAGAGATGCAAGACGCCATCGTGCGCCTGACCATCGATTACCCGCGCGAGCTGGAGCCATATATAGATGAAAGCGAGCTGCGCGAAGCGGCCAGCGGCACCTTTGAATTTCACCTGATCAAGCGCCCGCAGATGGAAGCCCGCCTGCGCATTCCGGAAGACAAGAACGTGGGCGACCTGGATGCCAGCGCCTTGCTGGACCTGTATTGGGGCGCCGCCCATGTTGAAGTGGCTGACCGTGAAACCCTAAGCCGCCTGGCGCAGGAAATCATTCAGGATGACATCATCGAGGAACAACCCAGTGACACTTAG